Proteins co-encoded in one Arachis stenosperma cultivar V10309 chromosome 7, arast.V10309.gnm1.PFL2, whole genome shotgun sequence genomic window:
- the LOC130939130 gene encoding uncharacterized protein LOC130939130 yields MDLRKCKPLGGVSSQTVTPLSVSSQMNEMARSLKDVGGVSHAIRTDIDIDLREVYFLIMHFLSAGPCQKTLLQFWNELQEHQLLPRRYHAWYSRSGLPGEDAAEDDDGISFPLSYNNLLERYPHIAKDHLVKLLKQLMLNMAHPLHGKVGGSSPNAADVPTLLGYGSFSLLDVDRETTDRQIKPPPVYLRWPHMEANQVQGLSLREIGGGFAKHHRAPSIRSVCYAIAKPSTLVQKMQNIKKLRGHRVAVYCAIFDRSGRYVISGSDDRLVKIWSMETAFCLASCRGHEGDITDLAVSSNNALVASASNDFVIRVWHLPNGMPISVLRGHTGAVNTIAFSPRPNAYELLSASDDGTCRIWDARHSQKKPRIYLPRPSDAVTGRSSGAPANVPSSSNGQQSHQILCCAFNANGTVFVTGSSDTYARVWNAFKSNSEDSEQPIHEMDVLAGHENDVNYVQFSGCSVPSKFLTADPWREENNLKLRNYWYCHDNIVTCSRDGSAIIWVPRSRRSHGKVGRWVRAYHLKVPPPPLPPQPPRGGPRQRPLPTPRGVNMIVWSLDNRFVLAAIMDCRICVWNAVDGSLVHSLTGHSASSYVLDVHPFNPRIAMSAGYDGRTIVWDIWEGVPVQTYELGRFKLVDGKFSPDGTSIVLSDDVGQIYFVNTGQGESQKDAKYDQFFLGDYRPLIQDTQGNVLDQETQLPPHRRNIQEPLCDSSMLPYPEPYQTQFQQRRHSALGIEWRPSLIKYAVGPDFSVGQDYQVLPLPDLEGMVEPQAEFIDAVFWEPEYEIVSDDNDSEYNVNEDHISAAERGSISAISSSDLESSEDSGNRDSLRRSRRKKHNVDVEAMTSSGRRVRKRNLNECVGNPSGSSRNKKSKGSLKSSKRKSSKAKALRPQRTAARNARNMFSQIGETSTDGDDDDHEDESSDSLQDSDISEPERKMHGKHDELKRPALEEFANVVKSPVYSEPPVNVENRRRLVLKFSLSKKTVPLEDTTPSCETHSNMLCDSEYSRHQESIENTLPESSIDPALPYMDVNNAQHPESHNRNECSDRTQAESSINHMETRRQKHALPRLEDALQTDTEFDGHLEHDANGSEHMVNKLEAAGSMINQESADHYNVDDLSCGYNKLNDGDKGQSGFEKQKEGSQKTINISSSHSLDHKMKAPMKSTKIVIKKKQISADNVGPCRLKIVSSNGASIGARGDVVSRSSSVMDPNLVINGPEGEDGIKLSSPQLRHSYSDRRSYDHAHERRMSYKGEANPDGLACNWEEHTSTFSNQSDSENGESDVVSETIRRTRSTRMKTNSDEPSSLNIRIKTRGSQNSRALSGLEGSSIRGSDQLHRGTRSSRNRREYVSIDPGILTRKMSNRRFKKLSWLMLSEHEEGYRYIPQLGDEVVYLRQGHQEYIELMGLSITGPWRSFSGLRTSEICKVDKLEYAAQPGSGDSCCKLTLRFIDPSSPAEGKSFQLTLPELINFSDFVIERTWYEASMNQGWSSRDKCMVWWKDSDSDGGGNWWEGRIMALQDKSPEFPDSPWLRCQVQYKTEPGANYPHSPWELYDPDTRWVHPHIDKDTRDKLLSLFAKLDHRDKYSIQALEEITDKTDFSSRYTVQFHPELIQARLKNDYYRSVDSVKHDITVMLMNAEDYFKYHNNVQMLGKIKRLQDYFRKKLERI; encoded by the exons GTATCCTCACATAGCTAAGGATCACTTGGTAAAGCTTCTGAAACAATTAATGCTGAATATGGCTCATCCTTTGCATGGAAAAGTTGGAGGAAGTAGTCCTAATGCAGCTGATGTTCCTACTCTACTTGGATatggttcattttcacttttgGATG TTGACAGAGAAACAACAGACAGGCAAATTAAGCCCCCTCCAGTTTACTTGCGTTGGCCACACATGGAGGCTAATCAGGTTCAGGGGTTGAGCTTGAGGGAAATAGGTGGTGGTTTTGCAAAACACCATCGTGCTCCATCTATTCGCTCTGTATGTTACGCTATCGCCAAACCATCAACTTTGGTGCAAAAGAtgcaaaatattaaaaagttaaGGGGGCACCGTGTTGCTGTCTATTGTG CTATATTTGATCGATCAGGTAGATATGTTATCAGTGGTTCAGATGATCGTCTTGTCAAGATTTGGTCTATGGAAACTGCATTTTGTTTAGCTAGTTGCCGTGGACACGAA GGTGATATCACTGACTTGGCTGTAAGCTCAAACAATGCTTTGGTAGCATCTGCATCAAATGATTTTGTGATTCGAGTT TGGCACTTACCAAATGGGATGCCGATATCAGTTTTACGGGGACATACTGGGGCTGTTAATACTATTGCATTTAGTCCCAGACCCAATGCATATGAGCTGCTATC GGCATCAGATGATGGGACTTGTAGAATATGGGACGCAAGGCACTCGCAAAAGAAACCACGAATATACCTGCCACGACCATCAGATGCTGTAACTG GGAGGAGCAGTGGCGCACCAGCTAATGTACCATCCTCAAGTAATGGACAACAAAGCCATCAGATACTTTGTTGTGCATTTAATGCAAATGGAACTGTTTTTGTTACTGGTAGCTCTGATACTTATGCCCGG GTGTGGAATGCTTTTAAGTCCAACTCGGAAGACTCAGAACAACCAATACATGAGATGGATGTATTAGCCGGCCATGAGAATGATGTTAATTATGTGCAGTTTAG TGGTTGCTCTGTGCCTTCAAAATTTTTGACAGCTGACCCTTGGAGAGAAGAAAATAACCTGAAGCTCAGAAATTACTG GTATTGTCATGATAACATAGTTACATGCTCTCGTGATGGAAGTGCCATTATATGGGTTCCTAGATCTCGTAGATCTCAT GGAAAGGTTGGTCGCTGGGTTCGTGCATATCATCTGAAAGTGCCACCACCACCTTTGCCTCCTCAACCTCCACGAGGGGGTCCTAGACAGAGACCCCTTCCTACTCCCCGTGGTGTCAACATGATTGTGTGGAGCCTGGACAATCGCTTTGTACTGGCCGCTATCATGG ATTGCAGGATATGTGTTTGGAATGCAGTTGATGGCAGCTTAGTGCACTCTTTGACTGGTCATTCAGCATCT TCTTACGTTTTGGATGTTCATCCTTTCAACCCGCGGATAGCTATGAGTGCTGGCTATGATGGTCGAACTATTGTGTGGGAT ATATGGGAGGGTGTACCTGTTCAGACATATGAACTTGGACGTTTTAAGTTGGTTGATGGGAAGTTTTCTCC GGATGGAACATCCATTGTGCTTTCAGATGATGTTGGTCAAATATATTTTGTGAATACAGGTCAAGGGGAATCTCAGAAGGATGCCAAATATGATCAG TTCTTTCTTGGTGATTATCGTCCCCTTATTCAGGATACTCAGGGAAATGTTCTTGATCAG GAGACCCAACTACCTCCACACCGAAGAAACATTCAGGAACCCCTATGTGATTCAA GTATGTTGCCATATCCAGAGCCCTATCAGACTCAATTTCAGCAGCGTCGACACAGTGCTCTTGGCATTGAGTGGCGTCCTTCATTGATAAAATATGCTGTTGGTCCTGATTTTAGTGTTGGTCAGGACTACCAGGTATTACCTTTGCCAGATTTGGAAGGAATGGTTGAGCCACAAGCAGAATTCATTGATGCTGTGTTCTGGGAACCAGAATACGAGATTGTAAGTGATGATAATGACTCTGAGTACAATGTAAATGAGGATCATATCAGTGCTGCTGAACGAGGGAGCATTAGTGCCATCTCTTCTAGTGATCTAGAAAGCAGTGAAGACTCTGGAAACAGGGATAGCCTTCGTAGATCAAGAAGGAAAAAGCATAATGTTGAT GTTGAAGCAATGACTTCTTCTGGAAGGCGTGTCCGGAAAAGGAATTTGAATGAGTGTGTTGGAAATCCTTCTGGAAGTAGCAGAAATAAGAAATCCAAAGGCAGCTTGAAATCATCAAAACGGAAATCTTCCAAAGCTAAGGCATTGAGACCCCAGAGGACTGCTGCACGAAATGCTCGGAATATGTTCTCCCAAATTGGTGAAACATCTACAGATGGagatgatgatgatcatgaaGATGAATCATCAGACAGTTTACAGGATTCTGACATTAGTGAACCTGAGAGGAAAATGCATGGTAAACATGATGAACTTAAAAGACCAGCTTTGGAAGAGTTTGCCAATGTAGTTAAGTCACCTGTATATTCTGAGCCTCCAGTAAATGTCGAAAATAGACGGCGACTGGTTCTTAAGTTTTCACTTTCAAAGAAGACCGTGCCTTTAGAGGACACAACCCCATCATGTGAGACTCATTCCAATATGCTATGTGATTCAGAGTATTCTAGACACCAAGAAAGCATTGAAAATACTCTACCAGAAAGTTCTATAGACCCAGCATTACCTTATATGGATGTAAATAATGCTCAACATCCTGAAAGCCATAACAGAAATGAATGTAGTGATAGAACACAAGCTGAATCATCTATAAATCACATGGAGACAAGGAGACAGAAACATGCACTTCCAAGATTAGAGGATGCATTGCAGACTGATACTGAATTTGATGGCCATCTTGAGCACGATGCCAATGG ATCAGAGCATATGGTTAACAAATTAGAAGCTGCTGGTTCCATGATTAATCAAGAGTCAGCTGATCATTATAATGTTGATGACTTGTCATGTGGTTACAATAAGTTGAATGACGGAGATAAAGGCCAGTCTGGATTTGAGAAACAAAAGGAAGGCTCACAGAAAACAATTAATATTTCCTCAAGTCACTCTTTGGATCACAAAATGAAAGCTCCTATGAAATCAACGAAGATAGTTATTAAGAAAAAGCAGATTTCAGCTGACAATGTAGGTCCCTGCAGACTGAAAATTGTTAGTTCTAATGGAGCTTCAATAGGTGCTAGAGGTGATGTAGTTTCTAGAAGTTCCTCTGTTATGGACCCTAATCTAGTTATCAATGGGCCAGAAGGTGAAGATGGCATAAAATTAAGTTCACCACAATTACGGCATTCATATTCAGACAGAAGAAGTTATGATCATGCCCATGAAAGGAGAATGTCATATAAAGGTGAAGCCAATCCAGATGGCCTTGCTTGTAATTGGGAAGAACATACTTCTACTTTCAGCAACCAATCTGATTCAGAAAATGGTGAATCAGATGTTGTAAGTGAGACAATACGTCGGACACGGTCTACCAGGATGAAGACAAATTCTGATGAGCCAAGTTCTTTGAACATAAGGATTAAGACTCGCGGGAGCCAAAATTCCAGGGCCTTATCCGGTTTGGAAGGCTCTTCCATTAGAGGTTCGGATCAACTTCATCGAGGAACAAGGTCTAGCAGAAACAGACGTGAATATGTTTCCATTGACCCTGGTATTTTAACCCGAAAGATGTCAAATCGCCGTTTCAAAAAATTGTCATGGCTGATGCTTTCAGAGCATGAGGAGGGTTACAGATATATACCTCAACTTGGTGATGAAGTTGTATACTTGAGACAG GGACATCAAGAGTACATCGAGTTAATGGGGCTGAGCATAACAGGTCCATGGAGATCATTTTCAGGGCTACGTACttctgagatttgcaaggttgACAAACTTGAATATGCGGCTCAGCCGGGTTCTGGGGATAGCTGTTGTAAACTCACACTTCGATTTATCGATCCTTCTTCGCCAGCAGAAGGGAAATCATTTCAATTAACTCTACCTGAACTGATTAACTTCTCTGATTTTGTTATTGAAAGAACATGGTATGAAGCTTCAATGAATCAAGGTTGGTCTTCGAGAGATAAATGCATGGTCTGGTGGAAGGATTCTGATTCAGATGGTGGTGGAAATTGGTGGGAGGGTCGAATTATGGCACTACAAGACAAATCTCCAGAGTTTCCTGACAGTCCTTGGTTAAGGTGTCAGGTCCAGTACAAGACTGAACCAGGAGCAAACTATCCGCACAGCCCATGGGAACTTTATGATCCTGATACTCGATGGGTGCATCCCCACATTGACAAAGATACTAGAGACAAGCTGCTGTCTCTTTTTGCTAAATTAGATCACAGG GATAAGTACAGTATCCAGGCATTGGAGGAAATAACTGACAAGACGGATTTTTCAAGCAG GTATACCGTTCAATTTCATCCCGAACTGATTCAAGCAAGGTTAAAGAATGATTATTATAGGAGTGTGGATAGTGTTAAGCATGACATAACTGTAATGCTAATGAATGCCGAGGACTACTTTAAGTATCATAACAATGTTCAGATGCTGGGAAAGATTAAGCGACTACAAGATTACTTTAGAAAGAAACTCGAAAGGATATAG